The nucleotide sequence GAATGGAGACCTCTGGACCCTACACAAAGGGACCTTTACAGGGATGTTATGCAGGAGAATTATGGAAATGTCGTCTCATTAGGTAagtgaggattctctctctctccacccccacatTTTCAAGACTCTCAAAAATGGCTTAACTCTTCCAACGCAACCgagttgtttgatttttaaagcaattaaTTGGCTATTGGCTTGAGTTCCATCCACAGGCAAATCTTTTGAGTGTAGGAACATCAAGGTCATATTGTCTAAAAAGAAAAACGGTTTCTGCCCATTTTAGAAACATTCAGATTTCTTGTGCCCTGAGTCATCTACCCTTCTCCAGCCTGTTTGTACAGATTACTGACCAAACAGGTCTAACATAATGGTGCGTGCCAGGATGTAAATGCCCCTGTAAATGGTGATTTTACTGCAAGTTTGAGGGGAGTTCTGACCCAGGTTCATGGGAGGGCAAAAAGccacatttttgtgtttgttttggctTCAGAGCCCTAGCTTTGGCTGAGGTCCTTTATTTATCTGGAGCAGGTACTTGTCTAGAGGTGATTCAGAGTTGATCGTAGGTTTTGAGTGTGTCAAATGTTCAGGAGAATCATGAACTAAATGAGATCGCAGATTCTATTAGGCAGGGAAGTGAATTTTTTTGATGGTCTGCAGACCTGTCTGTTCTTGGCTATCCTTTGGTGTGGATgtaactagaataaataatataGTCTTGAGCTGAATGGTCTTTGACTCCCTCAGTCTCCTGGTAACACTTGACAGAAGTTAGCAACTGTGTGTGGTTCACTAGGTTATCTGCCATTCATTAGGACTAATTCTTTTTTGGAAACCTTTATTTCTGTAGCCTTTCCCAGAACAAAAGGCGACTATGAGGGGTTTCGCTTTAAACTTGGGCTCTTCCTGATGTTCCAAGATTCTTGGATCTTACCTTTAGAAAAGTAGctagaaatgaaattatttaccTAGATGTATTGCAGTCTCTAATCCAAATACTTCATTCAATCCAACAAAAGCATGAAGTAAGAATCTTAAAGAAATGTGAATTTATATGGTTATAGTCCAGCCCAAGTAGCACTTGTTAGAATAATGGAAGCatgaaagaacacacacacacacacacacacacacacacacacacacacacacagaaaaacaagttcctctcccaaataaatttgGCACTGGGTTAATAATATTTACAAGGTTTCTTTACCTCAAGACTTGTCAGAGCCTTTAATGTGTTAAATGGCATGTGAATTTCTAAGAAGAGGCTATTGGATGCACCATGTACCAAATGAATTTGTCCATGGACCCTTTTCTTCCAGCGTACCTACTAACCTCTTTGTTGAAGAGTATGCTAAGAAACACAACTTGGAAAATACAGTCTCTGGTAGaaagtttcttgtagacagtggttgtatattttcattttcatttgcagaCTGTGTTTAGTTAATGTCGAGAATGTTCTGAGATGTTTTTGCATCCTCCAACCTTCCCTTCTCTATTCATATTAGAAGGCCACTGGAAAGTAGCAAGTAACATTTGGCAGTCACCTTTCTTGTCAGACTTGCTATATAGCTagacaaaaatgtgttttttccaTAGTAACCCAGTAGATTCTTAGTAACTATGACATAATGGTAATAATGAAGACTTGAAAAGTTAAGAACATAACACACAACACAATCACGCATAAAATATCTAGGCCCTTGGCTTTTAGAGATTCTAATATGGAGtctcttatattttctgttttctgtttctggctcttttctttcaaaacaccaggaatatatataattttcttaaagaacCATTAACTCTAGTGGTACAGAGCATGAACCGTGATCAGACAGACCTGAATTTCAATCATGGCTCCACCATTTACTATTTTATAAGCCTGCACAAGTCACttctcttggtcttttttttttttttaagattttatttatttgtcagagagagtgagtgcacaagcagggggagcagcaggcagagggagaagcaagctccccgctgagcaaggagaccaaagtgggactcgatcctaggatcctgggatccatgacctgagccaaaggcagacacttaaccaactgagccacccaagtgttgCCCTTCTCTAGGTCTTGGATTTAAATCATCATAGAGTGGAAATCGTCATAATGCCGGACTTTCAGGGTGGTTGAAATAATTGGGATAAAGaatttagcacaatgcctggtacacagtagataaaattttctgtgtatttgccAGTATTATTGTTATGACTATTTACCCTTTATTACAGATTTTGAGATCAGGAGTGAGAATGAGGTGAATCCAAAGCAAGAGATTAGTGAAGATGTAGAATTTGGGACTGCCTCTGAAAGGCCTGTTGGGAATACTGAGGAAAATCCTGAAAATGAAGAGGCCTTTGAAGGCGGGGATAGACCAGAAAGACAGTGGGGAGATTTAACAGCAGAAGAATGGGTAAGCTATCCTCTTCAACAAGTCACTGATCTGCTTGTTCACAAGGAAGTCCACACAGGCATCCGATATCATATATGCTCTCATTGTGGAAAGGCCTTCAGTCAGATCTCAGACCTTAATCGACATCAGAAAACCCACACTGGAGACAGACCCTATAAGTGTTATGAATGTGGAAAGGGCTTCAGTCGAAGCTCACATCTTATTCAGCATCAAAGAACACACACTGGGGAAAGGCCCTATGACTGTAATGAGTGCGGGAAAAGTTTTGGAAGAAGCTCTCACCTCATTCAGCACCAGACAATCCACACTGGAGAAAAGCCCCACAAATGTAACGAGTGTGGGAAAAGTTTCTGCCGGCTGTCTCACCTAATCCAACACCAAAGGACACACAGTGGGGAaaagccctatgagtgtgaggaGTGTGGGAA is from Meles meles chromosome 1, mMelMel3.1 paternal haplotype, whole genome shotgun sequence and encodes:
- the ZNF436 gene encoding zinc finger protein 436 isoform X2, with translation MAMYLTREEWRPLDPTQRDLYRDVMQENYGNVVSLDFEIRSENEVNPKQEISEDVEFGTASERPVGNTEENPENEEAFEGGDRPERQWGDLTAEEWVSYPLQQVTDLLVHKEVHTGIRYHICSHCGKAFSQISDLNRHQKTHTGDRPYKCYECGKGFSRSSHLIQHQRTHTGERPYDCNECGKSFGRSSHLIQHQTIHTGEKPHKCNECGKSFCRLSHLIQHQRTHSGEKPYECEECGKSFSRSSHLAQHQRTHTGEKPYECNECGRGFSERSDLIKHYRVHTGERPYKCDECGKNFSQNSDLVRHRRAHTGEKPYHCNECGENFSRISHLVQHQRTHTGEKPYECNACGKSFSRSSHLITHQKIHTGEKPYECNECWRSFGERSDLIKHQRTHTGEKPYECVQCGKGFTQSSNLITHQRVHTGEKPYECTECEKSFSRSSALIKHKRVHTD